In a single window of the Streptococcus ilei genome:
- a CDS encoding arginine repressor — MNKIESRHRLIRSIISEKKIRTQQELQDSLEANGIIVTQSTLSRDVKSLNLVKINEGDTSYYAINSIAPSRWENRLRFYMEDALVMLRPVQNQVVVKTLPGLAQSFGAILDALELPQIVATVCGDDVCLIICEDNQGALDCFEKLKEFTPPFFFSK; from the coding sequence ATGAATAAGATTGAAAGTCGCCACCGTCTGATCCGGTCCATTATTTCAGAAAAGAAAATTCGAACCCAACAGGAATTACAGGACAGCCTGGAAGCTAACGGCATCATCGTGACCCAGTCAACTCTATCAAGAGATGTCAAATCCTTGAATCTAGTAAAAATTAACGAAGGGGATACCTCTTACTATGCTATCAATAGCATTGCCCCATCTCGCTGGGAAAACCGACTGCGTTTTTATATGGAGGATGCCCTCGTCATGCTTCGTCCCGTCCAAAACCAAGTGGTGGTGAAAACTCTCCCTGGACTGGCTCAGTCTTTCGGTGCTATCCTAGACGCCCTGGAATTACCACAAATTGTCGCAACCGTCTGCGGAGATGACGTCTGTCTCATCATCTGTGAAGACAATCAAGGTGCCTTGGACTGCTTTGAAAAATTGAAAGAATTTACTCCCCCCTTCTTCTTTAGCAAATAA
- the queA gene encoding tRNA preQ1(34) S-adenosylmethionine ribosyltransferase-isomerase QueA — MNTNDFDFHLPEELIAQTPLEKRDASKLLILNRQTGQMEDQHFDAIINELEPGDALVMNNTRVLPARLHGVKPDTGGHVELLLLKNIEGDQWEVLAKPAKRLKEGGVVSFGDGRLQATLIKKLEHGGCIVEFSYQGIFLEVLESLGEMPLPPYIHEKLEDQERYQTVYAKENGSAAAPTAGLHFTPELLQKIEDKGVHLVYLTLHVGLGTFRPVSVDNLDQHEMHSEFYQLSEEAAQTLRQVKASGHRIVAVGTTSIRTLETIGNKFNGELQADSGWTNIFIKPGYQWQVVDAFSTNFHLPKSTLVMLVSAFAGRELTLDAYQHAIDQGYRFFSFGDAMFIK; from the coding sequence ATGAACACGAATGACTTTGATTTCCACCTCCCCGAGGAATTAATTGCGCAAACCCCACTAGAGAAGCGCGATGCCTCAAAACTACTAATCCTCAATCGACAAACAGGTCAGATGGAAGACCAACATTTTGACGCCATTATCAATGAATTAGAACCAGGGGATGCTTTGGTTATGAACAATACCCGTGTCCTTCCAGCTCGTCTTCATGGGGTCAAACCGGATACAGGAGGTCATGTGGAGCTTCTCCTCTTAAAAAATATCGAGGGCGATCAATGGGAGGTTCTTGCCAAACCTGCTAAACGTCTCAAAGAGGGAGGGGTCGTCAGCTTTGGAGATGGACGTCTTCAAGCTACCCTAATCAAAAAGCTGGAACACGGAGGATGTATCGTAGAGTTTTCTTATCAAGGGATTTTCCTTGAAGTCTTGGAAAGTCTAGGAGAAATGCCCCTACCACCTTACATCCATGAAAAATTAGAAGATCAGGAACGTTACCAGACGGTCTATGCCAAAGAAAATGGATCTGCCGCAGCTCCTACAGCTGGCCTCCATTTCACACCTGAGCTCTTACAAAAGATTGAAGACAAAGGGGTTCACTTGGTTTATCTAACCCTTCATGTCGGGCTGGGTACCTTCCGTCCTGTATCCGTCGATAACCTAGACCAACATGAGATGCATTCCGAATTTTATCAACTCTCTGAAGAAGCTGCCCAAACCCTTCGGCAAGTTAAAGCGAGTGGTCACCGCATCGTAGCTGTTGGAACCACTTCTATCCGAACCTTAGAAACAATTGGGAACAAGTTTAATGGGGAGTTACAAGCCGACTCTGGTTGGACCAATATCTTTATCAAACCAGGCTATCAGTGGCAGGTTGTCGATGCCTTTTCAACCAACTTCCACTTACCAAAATCAACCTTAGTCATGCTCGTTTCTGCCTTCGCAGGTCGAGAACTCACTCTGGATGCTTATCAGCACGCTATCGACCAAGGCTACCGTTTCTTCAGCTTTGGAGATGCTATGTTTATCAAATAA
- a CDS encoding glucosamine-6-phosphate deaminase translates to MKVIEVANQIEGGQVAFGLLKEKLEQGAKTLGLATGSSPLEFYKLIRESDLDFSDMVSVNLDEYVGLTGEDPQSYRYFMQENLFNEKPFKVSYLPKGNEDTAEEETAHYNEILAQNPVDLQILGIGRNGHIGFNEPGTPFDSQTHLVHLDQSTIEANARFFEKIEDVPTQAISMGIANILAAKSIILFAYGESKAQAIAGMVNGPKTESLPASALQGHPDVVIIADQAALSLL, encoded by the coding sequence ATGAAAGTTATTGAAGTAGCCAATCAAATCGAAGGAGGGCAGGTTGCTTTTGGCCTGTTAAAAGAAAAGTTAGAACAAGGTGCGAAAACGCTGGGGCTTGCGACTGGAAGTAGTCCACTTGAATTTTATAAATTGATTCGAGAAAGTGACTTGGATTTCTCAGACATGGTCAGTGTCAACTTGGATGAGTATGTCGGTTTGACGGGAGAGGATCCTCAATCTTATCGTTACTTTATGCAGGAAAATTTATTTAATGAGAAACCCTTTAAAGTCAGCTATCTTCCAAAAGGAAATGAAGATACTGCAGAAGAAGAAACAGCTCATTACAATGAAATTTTGGCCCAAAACCCAGTAGATCTGCAAATTCTAGGAATTGGTCGCAACGGGCATATTGGTTTTAACGAACCTGGAACCCCTTTTGACAGCCAAACGCATTTGGTCCATTTGGATCAATCAACGATTGAAGCCAACGCTCGCTTCTTTGAAAAAATTGAAGATGTGCCAACTCAAGCCATTTCCATGGGGATTGCGAATATTCTCGCTGCTAAGTCTATCATTCTCTTTGCCTATGGAGAATCAAAGGCGCAAGCAATCGCAGGAATGGTCAATGGTCCAAAAACAGAGAGTTTACCAGCGAGTGCGCTTCAAGGTCATCCAGATGTCGTGATTATTGCAGACCAAGCAGCCTTGAGCCTACTGTAA
- a CDS encoding DUF1958 domain-containing protein yields MKKKLLVLGIVVLSLLRPLSIVADELVDMAQKMYPNDHVQAYNRPRSSLVIDANTGDVLWRDNIDEVRDPASMSKLMTLYLLFESTKEGKITKDTVVTATAADQSMSKIYEISNNNIVAGVDYTVSELITMTAVPSSNVATIMLANLLSNHDADAFIQRMNEKSKELGMTNTIWNNPSGAAISTFQGLYTSYNYPNDAANQTTARDLAILVYHFVKEYPEILSYTNQAKVTVKQGTPYEETFDTYNYSLPGARYALEGVDGLKTGSSPRGAFNYIATAKRGEQRIISVVMGVGDWSDQDGEYYRHPFGNALIEKAFADYRYKKLLDKGVQTIDGKTYTLDQPFYATVKKGEENPKLVVKNGLVEADSGLMTLSEKISDGLPVKEGAVNQSDTQSTTASTTGKSFHFPLESLIILIPIFILAMILYLEKARRKERALKAQDRYKK; encoded by the coding sequence TTGAAAAAGAAGTTGCTCGTTTTAGGAATCGTCGTCTTATCTCTGCTCCGGCCATTGTCGATTGTGGCTGATGAGTTAGTGGATATGGCGCAAAAAATGTATCCCAATGATCATGTGCAGGCCTATAACCGACCTAGGTCTTCCCTCGTTATCGACGCGAATACCGGGGATGTTTTGTGGAGAGACAATATTGATGAGGTGCGGGATCCTGCAAGTATGAGTAAGCTCATGACGTTGTATCTGCTTTTCGAATCCACGAAAGAGGGGAAGATTACCAAAGATACGGTTGTCACTGCAACAGCTGCGGATCAATCCATGTCAAAAATCTATGAGATTTCCAACAATAACATCGTTGCAGGCGTAGACTATACGGTCTCTGAATTGATTACCATGACCGCGGTTCCATCCTCCAATGTTGCCACGATTATGTTGGCCAATCTCCTTTCTAACCACGATGCGGATGCCTTTATTCAGAGGATGAATGAAAAGTCCAAGGAGTTGGGGATGACTAATACCATTTGGAACAATCCTAGTGGTGCGGCCATTTCAACCTTCCAAGGTTTATATACCAGTTATAACTATCCAAATGATGCTGCTAACCAGACAACTGCAAGAGACTTGGCGATTCTCGTCTATCATTTCGTGAAAGAATATCCTGAGATTCTTAGCTATACCAATCAGGCTAAGGTGACCGTCAAACAAGGAACTCCTTATGAGGAAACCTTTGATACCTATAACTATTCCTTGCCAGGAGCTAGATATGCTCTTGAAGGAGTAGATGGTCTGAAGACAGGCTCGAGTCCTCGTGGTGCCTTTAACTACATCGCAACCGCTAAACGAGGAGAGCAACGAATTATCTCCGTAGTCATGGGAGTTGGTGATTGGTCTGACCAGGATGGCGAATACTATCGACATCCATTTGGCAATGCCTTGATCGAAAAAGCTTTTGCAGATTATCGTTATAAGAAGTTATTGGATAAGGGTGTTCAGACGATTGATGGAAAGACCTACACACTGGATCAACCTTTCTATGCCACGGTCAAAAAAGGAGAAGAGAATCCAAAACTCGTTGTCAAAAATGGACTGGTAGAGGCGGATTCAGGCTTGATGACCCTATCAGAAAAGATTTCTGATGGACTTCCAGTCAAAGAAGGAGCCGTGAATCAATCGGATACCCAAAGTACTACGGCTTCAACTACAGGGAAATCCTTCCATTTTCCTCTTGAAAGCCTGATCATTCTGATTCCAATTTTCATTCTTGCTATGATTCTGTATTTAGAAAAAGCCCGTCGTAAAGAACGTGCGCTCAAGGCTCAGGATCGATACAAAAAATAA
- a CDS encoding MFS transporter produces the protein MKAFRNSYSAYLFLYSFYFMSTALFTTLISVYLIGQQYSASQVSHLVSMAFFLSMLTQPLFGYINERFGIVKITTLSLGVLMAGVAGFIWAPNYFWLTIFYGLVLLCLNGTAPMMEVFATQSSYAFGKIRVWGTLGYAAGAQLAGWLYAHLSPQSVYYCVLVTILLSFLTLGAIRIDKTSRVQKEAVSIRPLLHNGPYLFFLLLMGLVSGVGNIGHTYIPALLMDSGLPVQIASTVVALSVVVEAPLIFFSDRFMDHWPLRLLILLPVGILLLQYLIYALPSPVFLKVLVTLLAKHTTGMVLIMVSLRFISQQVDKKDLVLAMALVQGVRYLGTILLQPLAAFFVDHGGFSMMSYFLVAVLVLVLLLSLFLKMPKGKSPGLFGNTKE, from the coding sequence ATGAAAGCATTTCGAAATTCCTATTCTGCTTATTTATTTTTATATAGTTTTTACTTCATGTCGACTGCTCTCTTTACGACTCTAATCTCTGTCTATCTTATCGGCCAGCAGTATTCAGCCAGTCAAGTCTCTCATTTGGTATCAATGGCCTTTTTCCTATCCATGCTTACCCAGCCCTTATTTGGTTATATCAATGAACGATTTGGTATTGTTAAAATCACCACTTTGAGCTTAGGAGTCCTCATGGCAGGAGTGGCTGGCTTCATCTGGGCCCCTAACTACTTTTGGTTGACAATTTTTTATGGCTTAGTTTTGCTGTGTCTAAATGGGACGGCTCCCATGATGGAGGTTTTCGCTACCCAGAGTTCCTATGCTTTTGGAAAAATCCGCGTTTGGGGGACACTAGGGTATGCGGCTGGAGCGCAACTAGCTGGTTGGCTCTATGCTCATCTTAGCCCCCAGTCTGTATACTATTGTGTTTTGGTAACTATCCTTCTTAGTTTCCTCACTTTAGGAGCTATTCGTATCGACAAGACCAGTCGGGTACAGAAAGAAGCTGTATCGATCCGTCCTTTGCTCCACAATGGTCCCTATCTCTTTTTCCTACTACTGATGGGGCTTGTGTCGGGCGTGGGTAATATTGGCCATACCTATATTCCAGCTCTCTTGATGGATAGTGGGCTCCCTGTTCAGATAGCGTCTACGGTTGTGGCCCTATCTGTCGTTGTAGAAGCGCCCCTCATCTTTTTCTCGGACCGTTTTATGGACCATTGGCCCTTGCGTCTCCTGATTTTGCTTCCTGTGGGGATTCTCTTGCTTCAGTATCTCATCTATGCTCTTCCGAGTCCGGTCTTCTTAAAAGTGCTGGTCACCCTCTTGGCTAAGCATACGACAGGGATGGTCTTGATCATGGTCTCCTTGCGTTTTATCTCCCAACAGGTGGATAAAAAAGATCTAGTATTAGCCATGGCTCTTGTGCAAGGAGTCCGCTATCTTGGTACCATTCTCTTGCAACCGCTAGCAGCTTTCTTTGTGGATCACGGAGGATTTTCAATGATGAGTTACTTCTTGGTGGCTGTCCTGGTCCTCGTCCTTCTACTAAGTCTCTTTTTAAAGATGCCAAAAGGAAAATCTCCAGGTCTCTTTGGGAACACGAAGGAGTAA